The proteins below come from a single Drosophila suzukii chromosome X, CBGP_Dsuzu_IsoJpt1.0, whole genome shotgun sequence genomic window:
- the dlg1 gene encoding disks large 1 tumor suppressor protein isoform X35 — MPVKKQEAHRALELLEDYHARLSEPQDRALRIAIERVIRIFKSRLFQALLDIQEFYELTLLDDSKSIQQKTAETLQIATKWEKDGQAVKIADNQRMRIESDTENAKEPPAEQLQQQNAQQPQQQQQQQQHSQAAKSRSGSQTIHQHAHQRKRILVSLHQHQNQHQSQHQHHYQLRLNNGNPAKMLKRAFESS; from the exons ATGCCAGTGAAAAAGCAAG AAGCTCATCGGGCTCTCGAGCTGCTCGAGGATTATCATGCCAGACTTTCTGAGCCGCAGGATCGGGCGCTGCGTATTGCAATCGAACGCGTTATAcgcatatttaaatctcgCTTGTTTCAAGCGCTGTTAG ATATACAAGAATTCTATGAATTGACATTATTGGATGACTCGAAGAGCATACAGCAAAAGACAGCGGAAACCTTGCAAATTGCAACCAAATGGGAGAAGGACGGACAGGCCGTTAAAATAGCCGAT AATCAGCGCATGCGCATCGAGTCGGATACGGAAAATGCAAAGGAGCCACCGGCCGAGCAGCTGCAACAGCAGAATGCGCAGCAgccgcaacagcagcagcagcagcaacagcattCGCAGgcagccaaatcaaggagcGGGTCGCAGACT ATACACCAGCACGCACACCAGCGCAAGCGAATCCTCGTAAGCCTCCATCAACATCAAAACCAACATCAAAGCCAACACCAACACCATTACCAACTTCGCCTTAACAACGGCAATCCAGCCAAAATGCTAAAGCGCGCTTTTGAGTCCTCCTAG
- the dlg1 gene encoding uncharacterized protein dlg1 isoform X33, translating to MDSDTDSDREKSSDPNEGLLSSDDKTFHDDDEPEEDSSPADDEEEPEEESLLPPKKAQIRAEDQPPLVVLVQSSAEAIEMPEEIDDIHRAIPIKDGDIEKEPQRDSQVETEIDPEPLKCPTSLRDSVRESVECFYSAQDLLEYGHLLSSTSMVRTPDVESGYFEKSESDASRDEWEGPSSSSSGAARCRLLSGISGLSVSPSSRHSAEGLRMELSRFRTIIETLERESLEKSQSELQLKAKPKAKPKPKQRSHILESAGESGSDQGSEKGSERGFWSTVFGQAGLEISQDEEERIAEIQSKAHRALELLEDYHARLSEPQDRALRIAIERVIRIFKSRLFQALLDIQEFYELTLLDDSKSIQQKTAETLQIATKWEKDGQAVKIADFIKTSNLNRNCAYEFNNDASSNQTNQSTLNQNQIANNVSAQALSRTFKSELEEILNQRMRIESDTENAKEPPAEQLQQQNAQQPQQQQQQQQHSQAAKSRSGSQTIHQHAHQRKRILVSLHQHQNQHQSQHQHHYQLRLNNGNPAKMLKRAFESS from the exons ATGGATTCTGACACGGACTCGGATCGGGAAAAGAGCAGCGATCCCAATGAGGGTCTGCTGAGCAGCGATGATAAGACTTTCCACGACGATGACGAGCCCGAGGAGGATTCTTCCCCGGCGGACGACGAGGAGGAGCCGGAAGAAGAGTCTTTGCTGCCGCCGAAGAAAGCGCAGATTCGAGCAGAAGACCAGCCGCCTTTGGTGGTTCTGGTTCAGTCATCGGCGGAAGCCATAGAAATGCCTGAAGAAATCGATGATATCCACCGGGCAATACCCATTAAAGATGGTGATATAGAGAAGGAACCTCAAAGAGATTCACAAGTGGAAACCGAAATCGATCCCGAACCCTTGAAGTGTCCCACTTCCCTACGCGATAGTGTCCGCGAATCCGTTGAATGCTTCTATTCGGCTCAGGATCTCTTGGAATACGGACACTTGCTATCCTCCACTTCGATGGTTCGTACGCCGGACGTGGAATCCGGGTATTTCGAGAAGTCCGAGAGTGATGCCTCGCGAGATGAGTGGGAGGGTCCTTCGTCCTCTTCCTCGGGTGCAGCTCGATGCCGCCTGCTGTCCGGAATTTCTGGACTCTCCGTCTCTCCATCCAGTCGACATAGTGCCGAGGGTTTGCGAATGGAACTGAGTCGTTTCCGCACCATCATCGAAACCCTCGAGCGGGAAAGTCTCGAGAAATCGCAGTCGGAACTGCAGCTAAAGGCGAAACCGAAGGCAAAACCAAAGCCCAAGCAAAGATCCCATATTCTGGAATCGGCGGGGGAGAGTGGTTCGGATCAGGGTTCGGAAAAGGGTTCCGAGCGGGGCTTCTGGTCAACGGTTTTTGGACAGGCGGGTCTGGAGATCAGCCAGGATGAGGAGGAGCGGATTGCGGAGATACAAAGTA AAGCTCATCGGGCTCTCGAGCTGCTCGAGGATTATCATGCCAGACTTTCTGAGCCGCAGGATCGGGCGCTGCGTATTGCAATCGAACGCGTTATAcgcatatttaaatctcgCTTGTTTCAAGCGCTGTTAG ATATACAAGAATTCTATGAATTGACATTATTGGATGACTCGAAGAGCATACAGCAAAAGACAGCGGAAACCTTGCAAATTGCAACCAAATGGGAGAAGGACGGACAGGCCGTTAAAATAGCCGAT TTTATCAAAACTTCAAATTTAAATCGCAATTGCGCCTATGAGTTTAACAACGACGCCTCATCCAATCAAACCAACCAATCAACACTCAATCAGAATCAGATCGCAAATAATGTGAGCGCCCAGGCCCTCAGCAGAACATTTAAGAGTGAATTGGAAGAGATCTTG AATCAGCGCATGCGCATCGAGTCGGATACGGAAAATGCAAAGGAGCCACCGGCCGAGCAGCTGCAACAGCAGAATGCGCAGCAgccgcaacagcagcagcagcagcaacagcattCGCAGgcagccaaatcaaggagcGGGTCGCAGACT ATACACCAGCACGCACACCAGCGCAAGCGAATCCTCGTAAGCCTCCATCAACATCAAAACCAACATCAAAGCCAACACCAACACCATTACCAACTTCGCCTTAACAACGGCAATCCAGCCAAAATGCTAAAGCGCGCTTTTGAGTCCTCCTAG
- the dlg1 gene encoding disks large 1 tumor suppressor protein isoform X34 yields MPVKKQEAHRALELLEDYHARLSEPQDRALRIAIERVIRIFKSRLFQALLDIQEFYELTLLDDSKSIQQKTAETLQIATKWEKDGQAVKIADNQRMRIESDTENAKEPPAEQLQQQNAQQPQQQQQQQQHSQAAKSRSGSQTIQIQSLTQIHQHAHQRKRILVSLHQHQNQHQSQHQHHYQLRLNNGNPAKMLKRAFESS; encoded by the exons ATGCCAGTGAAAAAGCAAG AAGCTCATCGGGCTCTCGAGCTGCTCGAGGATTATCATGCCAGACTTTCTGAGCCGCAGGATCGGGCGCTGCGTATTGCAATCGAACGCGTTATAcgcatatttaaatctcgCTTGTTTCAAGCGCTGTTAG ATATACAAGAATTCTATGAATTGACATTATTGGATGACTCGAAGAGCATACAGCAAAAGACAGCGGAAACCTTGCAAATTGCAACCAAATGGGAGAAGGACGGACAGGCCGTTAAAATAGCCGAT AATCAGCGCATGCGCATCGAGTCGGATACGGAAAATGCAAAGGAGCCACCGGCCGAGCAGCTGCAACAGCAGAATGCGCAGCAgccgcaacagcagcagcagcagcaacagcattCGCAGgcagccaaatcaaggagcGGGTCGCAGACT ATTCAGATACAGTCACTCACACAGATACACCAGCACGCACACCAGCGCAAGCGAATCCTCGTAAGCCTCCATCAACATCAAAACCAACATCAAAGCCAACACCAACACCATTACCAACTTCGCCTTAACAACGGCAATCCAGCCAAAATGCTAAAGCGCGCTTTTGAGTCCTCCTAG
- the dlg1 gene encoding uncharacterized protein dlg1 isoform X32, translating into MDSDTDSDREKSSDPNEGLLSSDDKTFHDDDEPEEDSSPADDEEEPEEESLLPPKKAQIRAEDQPPLVVLVQSSAEAIEMPEEIDDIHRAIPIKDGDIEKEPQRDSQVETEIDPEPLKCPTSLRDSVRESVECFYSAQDLLEYGHLLSSTSMVRTPDVESGYFEKSESDASRDEWEGPSSSSSGAARCRLLSGISGLSVSPSSRHSAEGLRMELSRFRTIIETLERESLEKSQSELQLKAKPKAKPKPKQRSHILESAGESGSDQGSEKGSERGFWSTVFGQAGLEISQDEEERIAEIQSKAHRALELLEDYHARLSEPQDRALRIAIERVIRIFKSRLFQALLDIQEFYELTLLDDSKSIQQKTAETLQIATKWEKDGQAVKIADFIKTSNLNRNCAYEFNNDASSNQTNQSTLNQNQIANNVSAQALSRTFKSELEEILNQRMRIESDTENAKEPPAEQLQQQNAQQPQQQQQQQQHSQAAKSRSGSQTSLTQIHQHAHQRKRILVSLHQHQNQHQSQHQHHYQLRLNNGNPAKMLKRAFESS; encoded by the exons ATGGATTCTGACACGGACTCGGATCGGGAAAAGAGCAGCGATCCCAATGAGGGTCTGCTGAGCAGCGATGATAAGACTTTCCACGACGATGACGAGCCCGAGGAGGATTCTTCCCCGGCGGACGACGAGGAGGAGCCGGAAGAAGAGTCTTTGCTGCCGCCGAAGAAAGCGCAGATTCGAGCAGAAGACCAGCCGCCTTTGGTGGTTCTGGTTCAGTCATCGGCGGAAGCCATAGAAATGCCTGAAGAAATCGATGATATCCACCGGGCAATACCCATTAAAGATGGTGATATAGAGAAGGAACCTCAAAGAGATTCACAAGTGGAAACCGAAATCGATCCCGAACCCTTGAAGTGTCCCACTTCCCTACGCGATAGTGTCCGCGAATCCGTTGAATGCTTCTATTCGGCTCAGGATCTCTTGGAATACGGACACTTGCTATCCTCCACTTCGATGGTTCGTACGCCGGACGTGGAATCCGGGTATTTCGAGAAGTCCGAGAGTGATGCCTCGCGAGATGAGTGGGAGGGTCCTTCGTCCTCTTCCTCGGGTGCAGCTCGATGCCGCCTGCTGTCCGGAATTTCTGGACTCTCCGTCTCTCCATCCAGTCGACATAGTGCCGAGGGTTTGCGAATGGAACTGAGTCGTTTCCGCACCATCATCGAAACCCTCGAGCGGGAAAGTCTCGAGAAATCGCAGTCGGAACTGCAGCTAAAGGCGAAACCGAAGGCAAAACCAAAGCCCAAGCAAAGATCCCATATTCTGGAATCGGCGGGGGAGAGTGGTTCGGATCAGGGTTCGGAAAAGGGTTCCGAGCGGGGCTTCTGGTCAACGGTTTTTGGACAGGCGGGTCTGGAGATCAGCCAGGATGAGGAGGAGCGGATTGCGGAGATACAAAGTA AAGCTCATCGGGCTCTCGAGCTGCTCGAGGATTATCATGCCAGACTTTCTGAGCCGCAGGATCGGGCGCTGCGTATTGCAATCGAACGCGTTATAcgcatatttaaatctcgCTTGTTTCAAGCGCTGTTAG ATATACAAGAATTCTATGAATTGACATTATTGGATGACTCGAAGAGCATACAGCAAAAGACAGCGGAAACCTTGCAAATTGCAACCAAATGGGAGAAGGACGGACAGGCCGTTAAAATAGCCGAT TTTATCAAAACTTCAAATTTAAATCGCAATTGCGCCTATGAGTTTAACAACGACGCCTCATCCAATCAAACCAACCAATCAACACTCAATCAGAATCAGATCGCAAATAATGTGAGCGCCCAGGCCCTCAGCAGAACATTTAAGAGTGAATTGGAAGAGATCTTG AATCAGCGCATGCGCATCGAGTCGGATACGGAAAATGCAAAGGAGCCACCGGCCGAGCAGCTGCAACAGCAGAATGCGCAGCAgccgcaacagcagcagcagcagcaacagcattCGCAGgcagccaaatcaaggagcGGGTCGCAGACT TCACTCACACAGATACACCAGCACGCACACCAGCGCAAGCGAATCCTCGTAAGCCTCCATCAACATCAAAACCAACATCAAAGCCAACACCAACACCATTACCAACTTCGCCTTAACAACGGCAATCCAGCCAAAATGCTAAAGCGCGCTTTTGAGTCCTCCTAG
- the dlg1 gene encoding myosin-11 isoform X31: MDSDTDSDREKSSDPNEGLLSSDDKTFHDDDEPEEDSSPADDEEEPEEESLLPPKKAQIRAEDQPPLVVLVQSSAEAIEMPEEIDDIHRAIPIKDGDIEKEPQRDSQVETEIDPEPLKCPTSLRDSVRESVECFYSAQDLLEYGHLLSSTSMVRTPDVESGYFEKSESDASRDEWEGPSSSSSGAARCRLLSGISGLSVSPSSRHSAEGLRMELSRFRTIIETLERESLEKSQSELQLKAKPKAKPKPKQRSHILESAGESGSDQGSEKGSERGFWSTVFGQAGLEISQDEEERIAEIQSKAHRALELLEDYHARLSEPQDRALRIAIERVIRIFKSRLFQALLDIQEFYELTLLDDSKSIQQKTAETLQIATKWEKDGQAVKIADFIKTSNLNRNCAYEFNNDASSNQTNQSTLNQNQIANNVSAQALSRTFKSELEEILNQRMRIESDTENAKEPPAEQLQQQNAQQPQQQQQQQQHSQAAKSRSGSQTIQIQSLTQIHQHAHQRKRILVSLHQHQNQHQSQHQHHYQLRLNNGNPAKMLKRAFESS, from the exons ATGGATTCTGACACGGACTCGGATCGGGAAAAGAGCAGCGATCCCAATGAGGGTCTGCTGAGCAGCGATGATAAGACTTTCCACGACGATGACGAGCCCGAGGAGGATTCTTCCCCGGCGGACGACGAGGAGGAGCCGGAAGAAGAGTCTTTGCTGCCGCCGAAGAAAGCGCAGATTCGAGCAGAAGACCAGCCGCCTTTGGTGGTTCTGGTTCAGTCATCGGCGGAAGCCATAGAAATGCCTGAAGAAATCGATGATATCCACCGGGCAATACCCATTAAAGATGGTGATATAGAGAAGGAACCTCAAAGAGATTCACAAGTGGAAACCGAAATCGATCCCGAACCCTTGAAGTGTCCCACTTCCCTACGCGATAGTGTCCGCGAATCCGTTGAATGCTTCTATTCGGCTCAGGATCTCTTGGAATACGGACACTTGCTATCCTCCACTTCGATGGTTCGTACGCCGGACGTGGAATCCGGGTATTTCGAGAAGTCCGAGAGTGATGCCTCGCGAGATGAGTGGGAGGGTCCTTCGTCCTCTTCCTCGGGTGCAGCTCGATGCCGCCTGCTGTCCGGAATTTCTGGACTCTCCGTCTCTCCATCCAGTCGACATAGTGCCGAGGGTTTGCGAATGGAACTGAGTCGTTTCCGCACCATCATCGAAACCCTCGAGCGGGAAAGTCTCGAGAAATCGCAGTCGGAACTGCAGCTAAAGGCGAAACCGAAGGCAAAACCAAAGCCCAAGCAAAGATCCCATATTCTGGAATCGGCGGGGGAGAGTGGTTCGGATCAGGGTTCGGAAAAGGGTTCCGAGCGGGGCTTCTGGTCAACGGTTTTTGGACAGGCGGGTCTGGAGATCAGCCAGGATGAGGAGGAGCGGATTGCGGAGATACAAAGTA AAGCTCATCGGGCTCTCGAGCTGCTCGAGGATTATCATGCCAGACTTTCTGAGCCGCAGGATCGGGCGCTGCGTATTGCAATCGAACGCGTTATAcgcatatttaaatctcgCTTGTTTCAAGCGCTGTTAG ATATACAAGAATTCTATGAATTGACATTATTGGATGACTCGAAGAGCATACAGCAAAAGACAGCGGAAACCTTGCAAATTGCAACCAAATGGGAGAAGGACGGACAGGCCGTTAAAATAGCCGAT TTTATCAAAACTTCAAATTTAAATCGCAATTGCGCCTATGAGTTTAACAACGACGCCTCATCCAATCAAACCAACCAATCAACACTCAATCAGAATCAGATCGCAAATAATGTGAGCGCCCAGGCCCTCAGCAGAACATTTAAGAGTGAATTGGAAGAGATCTTG AATCAGCGCATGCGCATCGAGTCGGATACGGAAAATGCAAAGGAGCCACCGGCCGAGCAGCTGCAACAGCAGAATGCGCAGCAgccgcaacagcagcagcagcagcaacagcattCGCAGgcagccaaatcaaggagcGGGTCGCAGACT ATTCAGATACAGTCACTCACACAGATACACCAGCACGCACACCAGCGCAAGCGAATCCTCGTAAGCCTCCATCAACATCAAAACCAACATCAAAGCCAACACCAACACCATTACCAACTTCGCCTTAACAACGGCAATCCAGCCAAAATGCTAAAGCGCGCTTTTGAGTCCTCCTAG